One genomic region from Antedon mediterranea chromosome 3, ecAntMedi1.1, whole genome shotgun sequence encodes:
- the LOC140043901 gene encoding uncharacterized protein isoform X2, with protein MDVSHEVFQNHGEEKENNNDVNLIIPNRSSSRAPSRAKSRGSIGDQRKTISRAASTHTSRPSSRISEKPENEEEKRAASQQTFVSDSSSGWDTDLEVEEVRESYDASGRTTYIEACRQNGVIAVSYFLRHITDAELTMKHHGLGPAGAKAIAIALVSNTTISKLNLGDNWLDASGGFAVAEMLKENCYITDLDLSDNRLGNKGAGAICEMLLNNATLTHVTLSGNAFEDKSAEAFAEVILGNSKLEYLNLSHNDFSEASGLILGPAVSENINIKSIDLSWNHIRRKGALALAKGVGNNIGLKKVDLSWNGFGNEGAQAIGDALKFNSSLEELDITNNRISAEGAILISKGMAVNESLKVLKIGKNPMQTAGCYGIVKACKENANTAIESIEFLDIQVNKDFEEVFKELKELRPDIKIKHGGMQEEVKPKARLNPMVKLYRYIQKNNLRFMDFFNKVDKDGSMSVTYDEFEEGLKEIGIDLTQEEIAWLISEFDRDGDGDINYSEVFLAFTKIEG; from the exons ACTATTAGTAGAGCAGCAAGTACCCATACTTCACGGCCGAGCAGTAGAATATCTGAAAAACCAGAGAATGAAGAAGAGAAAAGAGCCGCTTCCCAACAAACATTTGTTAGCGACTCGTCCTCTGGATGGGACACTGATCTAGAGGTTGAAG AGGTTCGTGAATCGTATGATGCATCTGGGAGGACGACGTACATTGAAGCGTGTCGCCAAAATGGCGTTATTGCTGTCTCGTACTTCCTTCGACACATCACAGATGCGGAGTTGACAATGAAGCATCATGGTCTAGGACCGGCTGGGGCAAAGGCTATCGCTATTGCACTAGTG TCGAATACCACTATAAGCAAGTTAAATCTTGGTGACAACTGGTTAGATGCTAGCGGAGGGTTCGCTGTTGCTGAGATGTTGAAAGAAAACTGTTATATCACAGACTTG gaCTTATCAGATAACCGGTTGGGCAACAAAGGAGCTGGTGCAATATGTGAGATGTTACTAAACAATGCTACGTTAACACACGTAACGTTATCAG GAAACGCTTTTGAAGATAAAAGTGCAGAGGCGTTTGCGGAGGTCATTTTG gGTAACAGCAAGTTAGAATACTTAAACTTAAGTCATAATGACTTCAGTGAAGCATCTGGTTTAATACTTGGACCTGCTGTGTCTGAAAACATCAACATTAAGAGCATTGACCTAAGTTGGAACCACATAAGGCGGAAAGGAGCTCTGGCATTAGCAAAGGGAGTTGGG AATAACATAGGTTTAAAGAAAGTTGATCTTTCGTGGAATGGGTTCGGAAATGAAGGAGCACAAGCAATCGGAGATGCCCTCAAGTTCAATAGTTCACTTGAAGAACTAGATATTACAAACAACCGAATATCAGCAGAGGGCGCTATATTAATCAGTAAAGGAATGGCTGTAAATGAAAGCCTGAAAGTGTTAAag ATTGGTAAAAACCCGATGCAGACGGCTGGTTGCTATGGCATTGTGAAAGCTTGTAAAGAAAATGCAAATACAGCGATTGAAAGCATTGAATTTCTA GATATTCAAGTGAATAAAGATTTTGAAGAAGTATTCAAAGAGTTGAAGGAACTCAGACctgacattaaaataaaacatggcGGCATGCAAGAGGAAGTAAAACCTAAAGCTAGGCTCAATCCAATGGTGAAATTGTACCGGTATATCCAAAAGAACAATCTTAGGTTTATGGACTTCTTCAATAAAGTTGATAAAGATGGAAGTATGAGTGTTACTTACGATGAGTTTGAGGAAGGACTTAAG GAAATTGGTATTGACCTGACACAAGAAGAAATAGCCTGGTTGATTAGTGAATTTGATCGTGATGGAGATGGTGATATTAACTACAG CGAAGTGTTTTTAGCGTTCACCAAGATAGAGGGATGA
- the LOC140043901 gene encoding uncharacterized protein isoform X1 — MDVSHEVFQNHGEEKENNNDVNLIIPNRSSSRAPSRAKSRGSIGDQRKTISRAASTHTSRPSSRISEKPENEEEKRAASQQTFVSDSSSGWDTDLEVEEVRESYDASGRTTYIEACRQNGVIAVSYFLRHITDAELTMKHHGLGPAGAKAIAIALVSNTTISKLNLGDNWLDASGGFAVAEMLKENCYITDLDLSDNRLGNKGAGAICEMLLNNATLTHVTLSGNAFEDKSAEAFAEVILGNSKLEYLNLSHNDFSEASGLILGPAVSENINIKSIDLSWNHIRRKGALALAKGVGNNIGLKKVDLSWNGFGNEGAQAIGDALKFNSSLEELDITNNRISAEGAILISKGMAVNESLKVLKIGKNPMQTAGCYGIVKACKENANTAIESIEFLDIQVNKDFEEVFKELKELRPDIKIKHGGMQEEVKPKARLNPMVKLYRYIQKNNLRFMDFFNKVDKDGSMSVTYDEFEEGLKEIGIDLTQEEIAWLISEFDRDGDGDINYSELEMGKLDMYDSEVVS, encoded by the exons ACTATTAGTAGAGCAGCAAGTACCCATACTTCACGGCCGAGCAGTAGAATATCTGAAAAACCAGAGAATGAAGAAGAGAAAAGAGCCGCTTCCCAACAAACATTTGTTAGCGACTCGTCCTCTGGATGGGACACTGATCTAGAGGTTGAAG AGGTTCGTGAATCGTATGATGCATCTGGGAGGACGACGTACATTGAAGCGTGTCGCCAAAATGGCGTTATTGCTGTCTCGTACTTCCTTCGACACATCACAGATGCGGAGTTGACAATGAAGCATCATGGTCTAGGACCGGCTGGGGCAAAGGCTATCGCTATTGCACTAGTG TCGAATACCACTATAAGCAAGTTAAATCTTGGTGACAACTGGTTAGATGCTAGCGGAGGGTTCGCTGTTGCTGAGATGTTGAAAGAAAACTGTTATATCACAGACTTG gaCTTATCAGATAACCGGTTGGGCAACAAAGGAGCTGGTGCAATATGTGAGATGTTACTAAACAATGCTACGTTAACACACGTAACGTTATCAG GAAACGCTTTTGAAGATAAAAGTGCAGAGGCGTTTGCGGAGGTCATTTTG gGTAACAGCAAGTTAGAATACTTAAACTTAAGTCATAATGACTTCAGTGAAGCATCTGGTTTAATACTTGGACCTGCTGTGTCTGAAAACATCAACATTAAGAGCATTGACCTAAGTTGGAACCACATAAGGCGGAAAGGAGCTCTGGCATTAGCAAAGGGAGTTGGG AATAACATAGGTTTAAAGAAAGTTGATCTTTCGTGGAATGGGTTCGGAAATGAAGGAGCACAAGCAATCGGAGATGCCCTCAAGTTCAATAGTTCACTTGAAGAACTAGATATTACAAACAACCGAATATCAGCAGAGGGCGCTATATTAATCAGTAAAGGAATGGCTGTAAATGAAAGCCTGAAAGTGTTAAag ATTGGTAAAAACCCGATGCAGACGGCTGGTTGCTATGGCATTGTGAAAGCTTGTAAAGAAAATGCAAATACAGCGATTGAAAGCATTGAATTTCTA GATATTCAAGTGAATAAAGATTTTGAAGAAGTATTCAAAGAGTTGAAGGAACTCAGACctgacattaaaataaaacatggcGGCATGCAAGAGGAAGTAAAACCTAAAGCTAGGCTCAATCCAATGGTGAAATTGTACCGGTATATCCAAAAGAACAATCTTAGGTTTATGGACTTCTTCAATAAAGTTGATAAAGATGGAAGTATGAGTGTTACTTACGATGAGTTTGAGGAAGGACTTAAG GAAATTGGTATTGACCTGACACAAGAAGAAATAGCCTGGTTGATTAGTGAATTTGATCGTGATGGAGATGGTGATATTAACTACAG tgaACTTGAGATGGGAAAACTGGATATGTATGATTCTGAGGtcgtatcataa